A single region of the Longimicrobium terrae genome encodes:
- the alr gene encoding alanine racemase codes for MSDPSTGVSRAWVEVDEGALRRNLRRVRDAAGASALVPMLKANAYGLGMGPVLEMVRRETSSDELWAIGVAAVAEGEELRRLGWEGRVVVFSPAPPGEFDRAARAGLTLALSDLGAVQRWADAARGAGRLLAFHTEIDTGMGRAGFAAADAAEWGPRVARAAADLLEWEGCFTHFHSADEPAPEPTDEQQRLFLRALGELPPGPARRVVHSANSAAAVRRAGFGGDVVRPGIFLYGGSAGPGAVPEAVASLRARIALVREVEPGTTCGYGATYTARRRERWGTLAIGYGDGLPRGLSPAGGEALVRGRRVPMIGRISMDVTVVDLTDLPEAVEAGEVATLIGRDGGETIKVDEVASRVGTIAYEVLTGLGTRLPRVYLPPDGTRNP; via the coding sequence GTGTCTGATCCGTCAACCGGGGTTTCCCGGGCCTGGGTAGAGGTGGACGAAGGCGCCCTGCGCCGAAACCTCCGGCGCGTCCGCGACGCGGCCGGAGCTTCGGCGCTGGTGCCCATGCTCAAGGCCAACGCCTACGGGCTGGGGATGGGCCCCGTCCTGGAGATGGTGCGCCGCGAGACGTCCTCCGACGAACTGTGGGCCATCGGCGTCGCCGCCGTCGCGGAAGGCGAGGAACTGCGCCGCCTGGGATGGGAGGGCCGCGTCGTCGTCTTCAGCCCCGCGCCTCCGGGCGAGTTCGATCGCGCCGCGCGCGCCGGGCTTACCCTGGCCCTTTCGGACCTCGGCGCGGTGCAGCGCTGGGCGGACGCGGCGCGCGGCGCGGGACGGCTGCTGGCGTTCCACACGGAGATCGATACGGGGATGGGCCGCGCCGGCTTTGCCGCGGCGGACGCCGCCGAGTGGGGCCCCCGGGTGGCCCGCGCGGCGGCGGACCTTTTGGAGTGGGAGGGGTGTTTCACGCACTTCCACTCCGCGGACGAGCCCGCGCCGGAGCCTACGGACGAGCAGCAGCGCCTGTTTCTGCGCGCGCTCGGCGAGCTTCCCCCCGGCCCCGCGCGGCGGGTGGTCCACAGCGCCAACAGCGCGGCGGCGGTGCGGCGGGCCGGTTTTGGCGGCGACGTCGTACGCCCGGGGATCTTTCTGTACGGCGGATCCGCGGGTCCCGGTGCGGTGCCGGAGGCGGTCGCCTCGCTGCGGGCGCGGATCGCGCTGGTGCGCGAGGTGGAGCCGGGGACGACGTGCGGATACGGCGCCACCTACACGGCGCGCCGCCGCGAGCGGTGGGGCACGCTGGCCATCGGCTACGGCGACGGGCTGCCGCGGGGACTGTCGCCCGCGGGCGGCGAGGCGCTGGTGCGGGGCCGCCGGGTGCCCATGATCGGCCGCATCTCCATGGACGTGACGGTGGTGGACCTCACCGACCTGCCGGAAGCGGTGGAGGCGGGCGAGGTGGCCACGCTGATCGGCCGGGACGGCGGCGAGACGATCAAGGTGGACGAGGTGGCCTCCCGGGTGGGGACCATCGCCTACGAAGTCCTGACGGGGCTGGGGACCCGGCTTCCCCGGGTGTACCTGCCCCCGGACGGAACGCGAAACCCCTGA
- a CDS encoding S41 family peptidase translates to MKLKRTVVAPALVAGVALVSGGWLLQHGVQSDQSVFAQARLFDEVMNYVENRYVEPQSSADLYDKAIKGLLQELGDPHTTFMSADEYAQLHLQTSGEYGGLGIQISSRDGWVTAVGVLPETPAERAGVRVGDRFVEIGGKSAQGWTDDQAVKELRGPRGTPVTIRMQRVGVDQPISFTLTREQIHVRSVPYAYMLSPGIGYASLVMFSETSTEELRGAIEKLRGEGMRSLVLDLRGNPGGLLDQGIGVADLFLKPNQPVVETRARDPRESETFRARTEESYDGLTVAVLVDAYSASAAEIVAGALQDHDRAVVLGTTSYGKGSVQSLFPLSGGNFLKMTTAKWYTPAGRSIQRDHSAQAEDDEAADTDSAAVGADGNPVTTDSTRRVPYRTDSGRTVYGGGGIVPDMVVRQDTANAAEKEFIRIASRNAAKYQDALFGYSVAYERAHPELRQDFAVTPEMRRAFYDRLQAAGVTMTWETFQGAQRFTDAQLTGEIARSKFGPSVAAVRDDATDRVLQEAIRLLRAAPNQAALLRAVQQAQPVTAARGR, encoded by the coding sequence ATGAAGCTGAAGCGTACCGTCGTCGCACCCGCGCTGGTGGCAGGCGTCGCCCTGGTTTCGGGCGGCTGGCTGCTGCAGCACGGCGTGCAGAGCGACCAGTCGGTGTTTGCCCAGGCGCGGCTCTTTGACGAGGTGATGAACTACGTCGAAAACCGCTACGTGGAGCCGCAGTCCTCGGCGGACCTGTACGACAAGGCCATCAAGGGGCTGCTGCAGGAGCTGGGCGATCCGCACACGACGTTCATGTCCGCGGACGAGTACGCGCAGCTGCACCTGCAGACCAGCGGCGAGTACGGCGGCCTGGGCATTCAGATCTCCTCCCGCGACGGCTGGGTGACGGCCGTGGGCGTGCTGCCGGAGACGCCGGCGGAGCGCGCCGGAGTGCGCGTGGGCGACCGGTTCGTGGAGATCGGCGGCAAGAGCGCCCAGGGGTGGACGGACGACCAGGCCGTAAAGGAACTGCGCGGTCCGCGCGGGACCCCAGTCACCATCCGCATGCAGCGGGTGGGGGTGGACCAGCCCATCAGCTTTACGCTGACGCGCGAGCAGATTCACGTGCGCTCCGTTCCGTACGCGTACATGCTGTCGCCGGGCATCGGCTACGCCAGCCTGGTGATGTTCAGCGAAACGAGCACCGAGGAACTGCGCGGCGCGATCGAGAAGCTGCGCGGCGAGGGAATGCGCTCGCTGGTGCTGGACCTGCGCGGCAACCCGGGCGGGCTGCTGGACCAGGGCATCGGCGTGGCCGACCTGTTCCTGAAGCCCAACCAGCCGGTGGTGGAAACCCGCGCCCGCGACCCGCGCGAAAGCGAGACGTTCCGCGCCCGCACGGAAGAGTCGTATGACGGGCTGACGGTGGCGGTGCTGGTGGACGCGTACAGCGCCAGCGCCGCGGAGATCGTGGCCGGCGCGCTGCAGGACCACGACCGCGCAGTGGTGCTGGGCACCACCTCGTATGGCAAGGGCTCGGTGCAGTCGCTGTTTCCGCTCTCGGGCGGCAACTTCCTGAAGATGACGACGGCCAAGTGGTACACCCCGGCCGGGCGCAGCATTCAGCGCGACCACTCCGCGCAGGCGGAGGATGACGAAGCCGCGGATACGGACAGCGCCGCGGTGGGCGCGGATGGCAACCCGGTGACCACCGACAGCACGCGCCGCGTGCCGTACCGCACGGACAGCGGCCGCACCGTGTACGGCGGCGGCGGCATCGTGCCGGACATGGTGGTGCGGCAGGACACCGCGAACGCGGCGGAAAAGGAGTTCATCCGCATCGCGTCGCGCAACGCGGCCAAGTACCAGGACGCGCTGTTCGGCTACTCGGTGGCGTACGAGCGGGCGCACCCGGAACTGCGGCAGGACTTCGCGGTGACGCCGGAGATGCGGCGCGCGTTCTACGACCGGCTGCAGGCGGCCGGGGTGACGATGACCTGGGAAACGTTCCAGGGCGCCCAGCGCTTTACCGACGCGCAGCTTACGGGCGAGATCGCGCGCAGCAAGTTCGGCCCGTCGGTGGCCGCGGTGCGCGACGACGCCACGGACCGGGTGCTGCAGGAGGCCATTCGCCTCCTGCGCGCGGCGCCCAACCAGGCCGCGCTGCTGCGGGCCGTGCAGCAGGCCCAGCCCGTGACCGCCGCCCGCGGCCGGTAA
- the dprA gene encoding DNA-processing protein DprA — protein MALDSAALEEHLRLAIVPGIGPSRVAALLARFGSVARVLGASTRELGGVPGIGPEFARRVATAATPAGRARAREALRALADMGAVALTPHDRLYPDAFRRLPDPPFVLYAAGRLEQLGLPAVGVVGTRAPTEYGCGAAHRLAFDLARAGYAIVSGMARGIDAVAHAAALQAGGPTVGVLGHGIDRVYPPENRALFSRVIRHGLLITELAPGEEPLAGNFPRRNRLIAALSAGVLVVEMGERSGARHTVEFALELGRDVFAVPGPIGSAASAGTNQLLKEGARLVTSARDILEELHGVGNAPEPAEPIPSAPPAAVAPPPDLPPDEARVFAALAPEARHVDEVAIAAGLGTPGTLSALLALELRDLAESLPGKQFRLR, from the coding sequence ATGGCCCTGGATTCCGCCGCGCTGGAAGAACATCTGCGCCTCGCCATCGTCCCCGGCATCGGGCCCAGCCGCGTGGCCGCGCTGCTGGCGCGCTTCGGCTCGGTGGCGCGGGTGCTGGGCGCGTCCACGCGGGAGCTGGGCGGCGTGCCGGGGATCGGGCCGGAGTTCGCGCGGCGCGTGGCGACGGCGGCCACCCCCGCGGGCCGGGCGCGCGCCCGTGAGGCCCTGCGCGCGCTGGCGGACATGGGCGCCGTGGCGCTCACCCCGCACGACCGCCTTTATCCAGACGCGTTCCGCCGCCTGCCGGACCCGCCGTTCGTCCTCTACGCCGCGGGGCGGCTGGAGCAGCTGGGGCTTCCCGCCGTGGGGGTCGTGGGCACGCGCGCACCCACGGAGTACGGGTGCGGGGCGGCGCACCGGCTCGCGTTCGACCTGGCGCGGGCGGGGTATGCGATCGTGAGCGGAATGGCGCGCGGCATCGACGCGGTGGCGCACGCGGCGGCGCTTCAGGCGGGCGGGCCCACGGTGGGCGTGCTGGGGCACGGCATCGATCGCGTGTATCCGCCGGAAAACCGCGCCCTGTTCTCGCGCGTCATCAGGCACGGCCTGCTGATTACCGAACTGGCGCCGGGCGAGGAGCCGCTGGCCGGCAACTTTCCCCGCCGCAACCGGCTGATCGCGGCGCTGTCCGCGGGCGTGCTGGTGGTGGAGATGGGCGAAAGGAGCGGCGCGCGGCACACGGTGGAGTTCGCGCTGGAACTGGGGCGCGACGTGTTCGCCGTGCCGGGGCCCATCGGCTCGGCCGCGAGCGCGGGGACGAACCAGCTGCTCAAGGAGGGCGCCCGGCTCGTCACCAGCGCCCGCGACATCCTGGAGGAACTGCACGGGGTGGGGAACGCGCCGGAGCCCGCCGAGCCGATACCGTCCGCTCCGCCCGCCGCCGTCGCCCCGCCGCCGGATCTGCCGCCGGACGAGGCCCGCGTGTTTGCCGCGCTGGCGCCCGAGGCGCGCCACGTGGATGAGGTGGCGATCGCCGCCGGGCTCGGCACGCCAGGGACGCTCTCCGCGCTGCTCGCGCTGGAACTGCGGGACTTGGCGGAGTCGCTTCCCGGCAAGCAGTTCCGCCTGCGATGA
- the mazG gene encoding nucleoside triphosphate pyrophosphohydrolase, whose amino-acid sequence MSASQAENPAPRDETGVLDRALALVQFLRAHCPWDAAQTPASLTRYLLEEAHEVAGAIAGGDAHALEGELGDLLLNVAFQVVIGEETGAFDRESVVAGLEQKMRRRHPHLYGLGPEEPWAAIKARERADQPATGILDDVPGGLDPLLRAFRVQERVARVGFDWPDPTGALDKVAEETDEVRRELAEGDADRLEDELGDLLFAAVNVVRLAGAHPSAALARANAKFERRFRALEGVARERGVVMEGASLEELDVLWDEVKRREREGTA is encoded by the coding sequence GTGAGTGCATCGCAAGCTGAAAACCCCGCTCCCCGGGATGAAACCGGGGTCCTGGACCGCGCCCTGGCGCTGGTTCAGTTTCTGCGCGCCCACTGCCCGTGGGACGCAGCCCAGACCCCCGCGTCGCTCACCCGCTACCTTCTGGAGGAAGCACACGAGGTGGCGGGCGCCATCGCCGGCGGCGACGCCCATGCGCTGGAAGGCGAACTGGGCGACCTGCTGCTGAACGTGGCGTTCCAGGTGGTGATCGGCGAGGAAACGGGCGCGTTCGACCGCGAAAGTGTGGTCGCGGGGCTGGAGCAAAAGATGCGCCGCCGCCATCCCCACCTGTACGGTCTGGGGCCCGAGGAACCGTGGGCCGCCATCAAGGCCCGCGAGCGCGCGGATCAGCCGGCGACGGGCATTCTGGACGACGTTCCCGGCGGGCTGGATCCCCTCCTGCGCGCTTTTCGCGTACAGGAGCGCGTGGCCCGCGTGGGCTTTGACTGGCCCGATCCCACCGGTGCGCTGGACAAGGTGGCGGAGGAAACGGACGAGGTGCGCCGCGAACTGGCGGAGGGAGACGCCGACCGGCTGGAGGACGAGCTGGGCGACCTGCTCTTTGCCGCCGTCAACGTCGTCCGGCTGGCGGGCGCCCACCCCAGCGCCGCGCTGGCCCGCGCCAACGCCAAGTTCGAGCGCCGCTTCCGCGCCCTGGAAGGCGTGGCCCGCGAGCGCGGAGTGGTGATGGAAGGCGCTTCTCTGGAAGAACTGGACGTACTGTGGGACGAAGTCAAGCGCCGCGAGCGCGAGGGGACGGCGTGA
- a CDS encoding response regulator, with translation MSTAAAPLLLVVDDEPANVEVLRDLLEALDYRTLGAGSGTAALAAVRERRPDLVLLDVMMPGMNGFEVCRALKADPETAGIPVVFITALSAADDRVRGIDAGGDDFLTKPFSRPVLVARIRALLRLKAAQDELAESYRRLRQVEALKDDLARMVVHDLKGPLTGIMAGLEMVVDGDAGPLTEPQRRLLDDARDQGTDLLRLVDNLLDVARLDDPGVLPQVRHVDAARLLREVAAGWQVRAERDRARITVDAPAGVAMRADEGMVRRVVANLVGNALRHGGPGVQVRISAVRSQDPEGVQVTVADSGPGIAETDQELIFRKYGQAAEADSAAPSSVAGSGLGLTFCKLAVEAHGGRIWVQSRPGAGARFHFVLPERAKESA, from the coding sequence GTGAGCACGGCGGCCGCGCCGCTGCTGCTGGTCGTCGACGACGAACCGGCGAACGTGGAAGTCCTGCGCGACCTGCTGGAAGCGCTGGACTACCGCACGCTGGGCGCCGGAAGCGGGACGGCGGCGCTGGCCGCCGTCCGCGAACGGCGGCCGGACCTGGTTCTGCTGGACGTGATGATGCCGGGGATGAACGGCTTCGAGGTGTGCCGCGCGCTCAAGGCGGACCCCGAGACGGCCGGCATCCCCGTCGTGTTTATCACCGCTCTCTCCGCCGCGGACGACCGCGTCCGCGGGATCGACGCGGGGGGCGACGACTTCCTCACCAAGCCGTTCAGCCGCCCCGTGCTGGTGGCGCGCATCCGCGCGCTCCTGCGGCTGAAGGCGGCGCAGGACGAGCTTGCGGAATCCTACCGCCGCCTGCGCCAGGTGGAGGCGCTCAAGGACGACCTGGCCCGCATGGTGGTGCACGACCTCAAGGGGCCGCTCACCGGGATCATGGCGGGGCTGGAGATGGTGGTGGACGGCGATGCCGGCCCGCTGACCGAGCCCCAGCGCCGCCTGCTGGACGACGCGCGCGACCAGGGCACGGACCTGCTGCGGCTGGTGGACAACCTGCTGGACGTGGCGCGGCTGGACGATCCCGGCGTGCTGCCGCAGGTGCGCCATGTGGACGCGGCGCGGCTGCTGCGCGAGGTGGCGGCGGGATGGCAGGTGCGCGCCGAGCGCGACCGCGCCCGCATCACCGTGGACGCGCCTGCCGGCGTGGCGATGCGCGCGGACGAGGGAATGGTCCGCCGCGTGGTGGCCAACCTGGTGGGCAACGCGCTGAGGCACGGCGGCCCGGGGGTGCAGGTGCGCATCTCCGCCGTCCGCTCCCAGGACCCGGAAGGCGTGCAGGTGACGGTGGCGGACAGCGGCCCCGGCATCGCCGAAACGGACCAGGAACTGATCTTTCGCAAGTACGGGCAGGCGGCGGAGGCCGATTCCGCCGCGCCGTCCTCCGTGGCGGGATCGGGGCTGGGGCTCACCTTCTGCAAGCTGGCGGTGGAAGCGCACGGCGGCCGCATCTGGGTGCAGAGCCGCCCCGGCGCGGGCGCGAGGTTCCACTTCGTGCTGCCGGAACGAGCGAAAGAAAGTGCGTGA
- a CDS encoding asparaginase — translation MSDLESVVEVTRGAVLESRHRVHVAVVDAEGALRASSGDPDMVTFWRSAAKPLQALPVVEDGAFDRFGITPRELAVICGSHSGTAAHVKTVEGLLEKLGLTADALACGPHDPFDSETRRTLEEDGMEPGRLHNNCSGKHAGMMAVARARGWETDGYHRVEHPVQARLLTEIARWVRMPSEAIGLGVDGCGVVCYALPLRQMAQAYASLASAARAGERGPATVVDAMGAHPDMVAGEGRICTAISRVTEGRLFAKVGAEGVYCVGSPGAELGIAIKVEDGSTRAVAPAIAGVLREMDLISEDDFGALHRHVFREISNTRGEVTGEVRPSIHLRAADA, via the coding sequence ATGTCTGACCTGGAAAGCGTGGTGGAGGTGACGCGCGGGGCGGTGCTGGAAAGCCGCCATCGTGTGCACGTGGCCGTGGTGGACGCCGAGGGCGCGCTGCGCGCCTCGTCCGGCGACCCCGACATGGTGACGTTCTGGCGTAGCGCGGCCAAGCCGCTGCAGGCGCTTCCCGTGGTGGAGGACGGCGCGTTCGACCGCTTCGGCATCACGCCGCGGGAGCTGGCGGTGATCTGCGGGTCGCACTCGGGCACGGCGGCACACGTAAAGACGGTGGAGGGCCTGCTGGAAAAGCTGGGGCTCACCGCCGACGCGCTGGCCTGCGGTCCCCACGACCCGTTCGATTCCGAGACGCGGCGCACGCTGGAAGAGGACGGAATGGAGCCGGGGCGGCTGCACAACAACTGCTCCGGCAAGCACGCGGGAATGATGGCGGTCGCCCGGGCGCGCGGGTGGGAAACGGACGGCTACCACCGCGTGGAGCACCCCGTGCAGGCGCGCCTGCTGACAGAAATCGCCAGATGGGTGCGGATGCCTTCCGAGGCGATCGGGCTGGGCGTGGACGGATGCGGCGTCGTGTGCTACGCGCTGCCGCTGCGGCAGATGGCGCAGGCGTATGCCTCGCTGGCGTCCGCGGCGCGCGCGGGGGAGCGCGGGCCGGCGACCGTCGTCGACGCGATGGGCGCGCACCCGGACATGGTGGCGGGCGAGGGGCGCATCTGCACCGCGATCTCGCGGGTGACGGAGGGGCGCCTGTTTGCCAAGGTGGGCGCGGAGGGCGTGTACTGCGTCGGCAGCCCGGGGGCGGAGCTGGGGATCGCCATCAAGGTGGAGGACGGCTCCACGCGCGCCGTGGCGCCGGCGATCGCGGGCGTGCTGCGGGAGATGGACCTGATCAGCGAAGACGACTTCGGCGCGCTGCACCGCCACGTGTTCCGCGAAATCAGCAACACGCGCGGCGAGGTGACGGGCGAGGTCCGCCCGTCCATCCACCTGCGCGCGGCGGATGCCTGA
- the obgE gene encoding GTPase ObgE: MFLDYAEINVKAGDGGGGASSMRRESMTPRGGPDGGDGGRGADVVLRADKQLNTLLDYRYRQNYKAEPGQKGTAVNCTGRSGDHLYLRVPPGTVIRDLETGEILGDLLNDGEEMIVARGGKGGWGNARFATATNQAPRRADPGEPGEERRLALELKLIADVGLVGEPNAGKSTLLASVSAATPKVADYPFTTLTPNLGVVQLSGNRSFVMADIPGIIEGAHEGKGLGHQFLRHIERTRTLAIMIPGDALEPQEEYDRLRRELQEYSEELGTKHHCVIFTKADLLPPDWPEPRVNAPDAWGQFVISSVAQRGLDPLLEALWTRAAQVAEAERQLDEGDPEPWRP; encoded by the coding sequence GTGTTTCTGGATTACGCTGAAATCAATGTAAAGGCCGGCGACGGGGGCGGTGGCGCCTCGTCCATGCGGCGCGAATCGATGACTCCGCGCGGCGGACCCGACGGCGGCGACGGTGGCCGCGGCGCCGACGTGGTGCTGCGCGCCGACAAGCAGCTGAACACGCTGCTGGACTACCGCTATCGCCAGAACTACAAGGCGGAGCCGGGGCAGAAGGGAACCGCCGTAAACTGCACCGGGCGCAGCGGCGACCACCTGTACCTGCGCGTTCCGCCCGGCACGGTGATCCGCGACCTGGAAACGGGCGAGATCCTGGGCGACCTGCTCAACGACGGCGAGGAAATGATCGTCGCGCGTGGCGGAAAAGGCGGGTGGGGGAACGCGCGCTTCGCCACGGCCACCAACCAGGCCCCGCGCCGCGCGGACCCGGGCGAGCCCGGCGAAGAGCGCCGCCTGGCGCTGGAGCTGAAGCTGATCGCCGACGTTGGGCTTGTCGGCGAGCCCAACGCGGGAAAGAGCACGCTGCTGGCCTCCGTCTCGGCCGCGACGCCCAAGGTGGCGGACTATCCCTTCACGACGCTGACGCCCAACCTGGGCGTGGTGCAGCTGTCGGGGAACCGCTCGTTCGTGATGGCCGACATTCCCGGCATCATCGAGGGCGCGCACGAGGGCAAGGGGCTGGGACACCAGTTCCTGCGCCACATCGAGCGGACGCGCACGCTGGCCATCATGATTCCCGGCGACGCGCTGGAGCCGCAGGAAGAGTATGACCGTCTGCGGCGGGAACTGCAGGAGTACTCGGAAGAGCTGGGGACCAAGCACCACTGCGTCATCTTCACCAAGGCGGACCTGCTGCCGCCCGACTGGCCGGAGCCCCGGGTGAACGCGCCGGACGCGTGGGGGCAGTTCGTGATCTCCTCCGTGGCGCAGCGCGGGCTGGATCCGCTGCTGGAGGCGCTGTGGACGCGTGCCGCACAGGTGGCGGAAGCCGAGCGGCAGCTGGACGAAGGCGACCCGGAGCCCTGGCGCCCCTGA
- a CDS encoding carboxymuconolactone decarboxylase family protein, giving the protein MPEARRALLRVAAALATRDAARVRAALESAHGVAEGNHVDEVLLQSHLFVGFPDALNALAVWREVSGSQAPAALGEDPRVWEARGEQVCETVYGGNYQKLRENVRGLHPEFDGWMVNGGYGRVLGRPGLDLRTRELCIAALLAVWNAPRQLHSHLRGSLNAGASVAEVDEAVEIACAEMSAGRADEVRALWAGIRDRAR; this is encoded by the coding sequence ATGCCTGAGGCCCGCCGCGCGCTGCTGCGCGTAGCCGCGGCGCTGGCCACGCGCGATGCCGCCCGGGTTCGCGCGGCGCTGGAGAGCGCGCATGGCGTGGCGGAGGGGAACCATGTGGACGAGGTGCTGCTGCAGTCGCACCTGTTCGTGGGCTTTCCCGACGCGCTGAACGCGCTCGCTGTCTGGCGCGAGGTGTCCGGCTCCCAGGCGCCGGCGGCGCTCGGGGAAGATCCTCGGGTCTGGGAGGCGCGCGGCGAGCAGGTGTGCGAGACCGTGTACGGCGGGAACTACCAGAAGCTGCGCGAGAACGTGCGCGGTCTGCACCCGGAGTTTGACGGGTGGATGGTGAACGGCGGATACGGCCGCGTGCTCGGCCGGCCAGGGCTGGACCTGCGCACCCGCGAACTGTGCATCGCCGCGCTGCTGGCGGTGTGGAACGCGCCGCGGCAGCTGCACTCGCACCTGCGCGGCTCGCTGAACGCCGGGGCTTCCGTGGCCGAGGTGGACGAGGCGGTGGAGATCGCCTGCGCGGAGATGTCCGCCGGGCGTGCGGACGAGGTCCGCGCACTCTGGGCCGGGATCCGCGACCGGGCGCGGTAG
- a CDS encoding sensor histidine kinase → MKLRQRIVLALVGIAAILIIPAAFALWGLNELHKIAQTLDARDVEATDAYGDLRDALESASDGQTRFVALHQLGDVTEGSAGDTTAARIRVDSASARVGRAFQNLRDSHYGDAIPRAEQLWHRLSSQIDRERSIIAAGGDTPEDLRREIASGFAQMEKEVVPIGAAIRDRTGDEVDRAERVARGAVSTTLTALAIALGLTVILGTWLTRTLLRPVGELRRGMGTVAEGDLDPHLRIPVERPDELGDLARSFRTMTARLRELDRLKAEFVSVASHEIKTPLSVIRGYVTLLADGIYGPVSDKQRTTLEAVNSQADRLTRLVHRLLDVSRFEAGGGRLELREIDLRAFFRELTSGFQVLATQGGIDFPVHLAPDLPQTITGDEDRLNEVLGNLLSNAFKFTSRGGSIRVDAARCPGGICVRVEDSGVGIPADKLPRIFEKFYQVDNDVQPRSVGSGLGLAISREIVEAHGGTISAESEEGRGTRFRVELPERPPAPKAA, encoded by the coding sequence ATGAAGCTGCGGCAGAGAATCGTCCTTGCCCTGGTCGGGATCGCGGCCATCCTCATCATCCCCGCCGCCTTTGCGCTGTGGGGATTGAACGAGCTGCACAAGATCGCGCAGACGCTGGACGCGCGCGACGTGGAGGCCACCGACGCGTACGGCGACCTGCGTGACGCGCTGGAGTCCGCCTCCGACGGGCAGACCCGCTTCGTCGCTCTCCACCAGCTGGGCGACGTCACCGAGGGGAGCGCGGGCGACACCACGGCGGCCCGCATCCGTGTGGACTCGGCGTCTGCCCGGGTGGGGCGCGCCTTCCAGAACCTGCGCGACTCGCACTACGGCGACGCCATTCCCCGCGCGGAGCAGCTGTGGCACAGGCTGTCTTCGCAGATCGACCGCGAGCGCTCCATCATCGCGGCGGGCGGCGACACGCCGGAGGACCTGCGCCGCGAAATCGCCAGCGGGTTCGCGCAGATGGAAAAGGAGGTGGTTCCCATCGGGGCCGCCATCCGCGACCGCACCGGCGACGAGGTGGACCGCGCCGAGCGGGTGGCCCGGGGCGCGGTGAGCACCACGCTCACGGCGCTCGCCATCGCCCTCGGGCTGACGGTCATCCTGGGCACCTGGCTGACGCGGACGCTGCTGCGCCCCGTCGGCGAGCTGCGCCGCGGCATGGGGACGGTGGCGGAGGGAGACCTGGATCCGCATCTCCGCATTCCCGTGGAGCGCCCGGACGAGCTGGGCGACCTGGCGCGCTCGTTCCGCACGATGACGGCGCGGCTGCGGGAACTGGACCGGCTCAAGGCGGAATTCGTGTCCGTGGCCTCGCACGAGATCAAGACGCCGCTCAGCGTCATCCGCGGCTACGTGACGCTGCTGGCGGACGGCATCTACGGCCCCGTGTCGGACAAGCAGCGCACCACGCTGGAGGCGGTCAACTCGCAGGCGGACCGGCTGACGCGCCTGGTTCACCGGCTGCTGGACGTAAGCCGGTTCGAGGCGGGCGGCGGGCGGCTGGAGTTGCGCGAGATTGACCTGCGCGCCTTTTTCCGCGAGCTCACCAGCGGCTTTCAGGTGCTGGCCACGCAGGGAGGCATCGACTTTCCCGTGCACCTGGCGCCCGACCTGCCGCAGACCATCACCGGCGACGAGGACCGGCTGAACGAGGTGCTGGGCAACCTGCTGAGCAACGCCTTCAAGTTCACCTCGCGCGGCGGCAGCATTCGCGTGGACGCGGCGCGCTGCCCCGGCGGCATCTGCGTGCGGGTGGAGGATTCCGGCGTGGGCATTCCGGCGGACAAGCTGCCGCGCATCTTTGAGAAGTTCTACCAGGTGGACAACGACGTGCAGCCGCGCTCGGTGGGCTCCGGCCTGGGGCTGGCGATTTCGCGGGAAATCGTGGAGGCTCACGGGGGCACGATCAGTGCGGAAAGCGAAGAGGGCCGGGGCACGCGCTTTCGCGTGGAACTCCCGGAGCGGCCGCCCGCCCCCAAGGCGGCCTGA
- a CDS encoding SWIM zinc finger family protein, with the protein MEMIDFEGAGGVETGRLERCLGLTAVRVGLGRYRVTGGDEPHWVDLRSQLVPRCDCGDHLWRERVCKHILAALLREGDPRVIREVGGLVRQLRGPRR; encoded by the coding sequence ATGGAGATGATCGATTTCGAGGGTGCGGGCGGGGTGGAGACCGGCCGGCTGGAACGCTGCCTGGGGCTCACGGCCGTGCGCGTGGGGCTGGGCCGCTACCGCGTCACGGGCGGCGATGAGCCGCACTGGGTGGATCTGCGTTCGCAGCTGGTTCCCCGCTGCGACTGCGGAGACCACCTGTGGCGCGAACGGGTGTGCAAGCACATTCTCGCCGCGCTGCTGCGCGAAGGCGACCCGCGGGTGATTCGCGAAGTGGGCGGTCTGGTGCGGCAGCTGCGGGGCCCGCGCCGATAG